One Ricinus communis isolate WT05 ecotype wild-type chromosome 2, ASM1957865v1, whole genome shotgun sequence DNA segment encodes these proteins:
- the LOC8282005 gene encoding trans-cinnamate 4-monooxygenase produces MDPLLLEKTLLGLFAAVIVAIVISKLRGKRFKLPPGPLPVPVFGNWLQVGDDLNQRNLADLAKKFGDILLLRMGQRNLVVVSSPDLAKEVLHTQGVEFGSRTRNVVFDIFTGKGQDMVFTVYGEHWRKMRRIMTVPFFTNKVVQQYRYGWEDEAARVVEDVKKNPESATNGIVLRRRLQLMMYNNMYRIMFDRRFESEEDPLFVKLRALNGERSRLAQSFEYNYGDFIPILRPFLRGYLKICKEVKERRLQLFKDYFVDERKKLGSTKSMNNEGLKCAIDHILDAQQKGEINEDNVLYIVENINVAAIETTLWSIEWGIAELVNHPEIQKKLRDELDTVLGPGNQITEPDTYKLPYLQAVVKETLRLRMAIPLLVPHMNLHDAKLSGYDIPAESKILVNAWWLANNPANWKNPEEFRPERFLEEESKVEANGNDFRYLPFGVGRRSCPGIILALPILGITLGRLVQNFELLPPPGQSKLDTTEKGGQFSLHILKHSTIVAKPRSF; encoded by the exons ATGGATCCCCTCCTTCTGGAGAAGACCCTTTTGGGCCTTTTCGCTGCTGTCATTGTTGCCATAGTCATATCCAAGTTACGCGGCAAGCGTTTCAAGCTCCCTCCGGGACCTCTGCCTGTGCCCGTGTTTGGGAACTGGCTTCAAGTTGGGGATGATCTGAACCAGCGTAACCTCGCCGACCTTGCTAAGAAATTCGGAGACATCCTGCTTCTCCGCATGGGACAGCGCAACCTCGTCGTTGTCTCCTCGCCCGACTTGGCCAAAGAGGTTTTGCACACACAGGGCGTCGAGTTCGGGTCGAGAACCCGAAACGTCGTGTTTGATATTTTCACCGGGAAAGGACAGGACATGGTGTTCACCGTCTACGGTGAACACTGGAGAAAGATGAGGAGAATCATGACTGTTCCATTCTTTACTAACAAGGTTGTCCAGCAGTACAGGTACGGATGGGAAGATGAGGCGGCGCGTGTGGTGGAGGATGTGAAGAAGAACCCAGAATCGGCTACCAATGGTATTGTGTTGAGGAGGAGGTTGCAGCTGATGATGTACAACAATATGTACAGAATCATGTTCGACAGGAGATTTGAGAGTGAGGAAGATCCTCTGTTTGTGAAACTAAGGGCTTTGAATGGCGAGAGGAGTAGGCTGGCGCAGAGCTTTGAGTATAATTATGGCGATTTCATTCCCATTTTAAGACCTTTCTTAAGAGGTTACTTGAAGATCTGTAAGGAAGTTAAGGAAAGGAGGCTGCAGCTCTTCAAGGACTACTTTGTTGATGAGAGAAA GAAACTTGGAAGCACAAAGAGCATGAACAACGAAGGCTTGAAATGCGCAATTGATCATATTTTAGACGCACAGCAGAAGGGAGAGATCAATGAAGACAACGTCCTTTACATTGTTGAGAACATCAATGTTGCTG CAATTGAGACAACGCTATGGTCAATTGAGTGGGGCATTGCTGAGCTAGTGAACCATCCTGAAATCCAGAAGAAGCTCAGGGATGAGCTCGACACCGTCCTTGGACCTGGCAACCAAATCACTGAACCTGATACCTACAAGCTTCCATACCTTCAGGCTGTTGTTAAAGAGACTCTCCGACTCAGAATGGCAATTCCTCTGCTTGTGCCTCACATGAATCTCCATGACGCTAAGCTTAGTGGGTACGACATTCCTGCCGAAAGCAAAATTTTAGTGAACGCTTGGTGGCTTGCCAACAATCCTGCAAACTGGAAAAACCCTGAAGAATTCAGGCCAGAGAGGTTCTTGGAAGAGGAATCCAAGGTTGAGGCCAATGGGAATGATTTCAGGTACCTTCCGTTCGGAGTCGGAAGAAGGAGCTGCCCTGGAATCATTCTTGCATTGCCAATCCTTGGCATTACTTTGGGACGTTTAGTACAGAATTTCGAGCTCTTGCCACCTCCTGGACAATCAAAGCTTGACACCACAGAGAAGGGTGGGCAGTTCAGCTTGCATATACTGAAGCACTCCACCATTGTTGCCAAGCCAAGATCATTTTAA